In Sphingobacterium zeae, one genomic interval encodes:
- a CDS encoding fasciclin domain-containing protein, which produces MKSLLKLTLFLTVMILGVVACKKDDFIDTGVHNVKFDGTVWQYLETRPDLFDTLMVALKISKLDEVLKKEEVTFFAPPDPTILKAVWRLNRTLYVSGQDTITKLEQIKPQVWRKYLGQYILKGKYLSKDFTQIDTINLAAYPGGVYKNYDGFDMNIGVLFNDVRSNDQVIKYAGYRQLYFNFPYSITLPGDIQEYLTPFITAPVATSDIQPTNGVLHVLQFSKHTLGFVGSLFASEAGHIQLAFYQIN; this is translated from the coding sequence ATGAAAAGCTTATTAAAACTAACTCTGTTTTTGACAGTGATGATACTAGGCGTAGTCGCTTGTAAAAAAGATGATTTTATCGATACTGGAGTTCATAATGTAAAATTCGATGGTACGGTTTGGCAGTACCTGGAGACGCGTCCCGATCTGTTCGATACGTTGATGGTCGCGTTAAAAATTTCAAAATTGGATGAGGTGTTAAAAAAGGAAGAAGTGACTTTTTTTGCCCCTCCGGATCCAACAATCCTAAAAGCTGTTTGGCGGCTCAACCGAACATTATATGTCTCAGGCCAGGATACGATAACGAAATTGGAACAGATCAAACCGCAGGTCTGGCGTAAATATCTTGGACAATACATTCTCAAAGGAAAATACTTGTCGAAGGATTTTACACAGATTGATACCATCAATCTGGCAGCATATCCAGGTGGGGTTTACAAAAATTATGACGGTTTTGACATGAATATTGGTGTCTTGTTTAACGATGTGCGTTCAAATGATCAGGTGATTAAATATGCAGGCTATCGCCAATTGTATTTCAATTTCCCTTATTCAATAACATTGCCAGGTGATATACAGGAGTATTTGACTCCGTTTATTACAGCACCTGTAGCAACATCGGATATTCAACCGACCAATGGTGTTTTGCATGTTTTGCAGTTTTCAAAGCACACCTTGGGTTTTGTGGGATCTCTTTTTGCCAGTGAGGCAGGGCATATACAGTTGGCGTTTTACCAAATTAACTGA
- a CDS encoding RagB/SusD family nutrient uptake outer membrane protein, with protein sequence MKRKFIYTALLGASLILGSCGKDFLNITQIDKLTGNNYWTNKGDVEQYMGGIYSTFREATMTNIFFPASGDLRCAPTNRTSATSGSGRDYIAYLRNNNLSMIFARENDFSYFGFPRITKWDTFYKMVQNANIVCYQLDNKDMPFLSERQKSAYKAEAIFLRSLAYFFMVRLYGDVPYYTDVNTNPLPRTNMVTVLKNISADLDATYKDLPWTYDDPSVIAVKAMRGSALALNMHINMWIAGFTTEDKSINYEKVAALGKELMEENGGAYELLDLKRTKEIFKGRTREGLFEIVQNFNYGESFHLSASYSDYVLHAPNKVTSKSYIYYDPKFMEKMYPVAEADLRKTYWFDKDIYSTNGDFQCLKFSNVFMEEGEDNNPDDNQMIFRYSDPILLRAEALAELNRDEEARTVVNVIRKRADASEISVSGDDLKDAIWWERVRELLGEGNFYYDLVRTKKVMNTEYTMAPMSVGAFNAGGWTWPIDKSAMNNNPYMRLNNYWN encoded by the coding sequence ATGAAAAGAAAGTTTATATATACAGCATTACTTGGAGCTAGTTTGATACTAGGCTCCTGTGGTAAGGATTTCTTGAATATTACACAGATTGATAAATTAACAGGTAATAATTACTGGACCAATAAGGGGGATGTCGAGCAATATATGGGTGGAATCTATTCTACATTCCGGGAAGCAACCATGACGAATATTTTCTTTCCAGCGTCTGGCGACTTGCGTTGCGCACCGACTAATCGTACTAGTGCGACAAGTGGATCAGGCCGGGATTATATTGCCTATTTGCGGAATAACAATCTGTCTATGATTTTTGCCCGTGAAAATGATTTTTCCTATTTCGGTTTTCCAAGAATAACGAAATGGGACACTTTTTATAAAATGGTCCAAAATGCAAATATTGTTTGCTATCAGCTGGATAATAAAGATATGCCGTTTTTGTCTGAGCGTCAAAAGAGCGCCTATAAGGCAGAGGCGATCTTTCTTCGCTCTTTGGCCTACTTTTTTATGGTACGTCTCTATGGTGATGTGCCTTACTATACGGATGTGAACACCAACCCATTGCCGCGAACGAACATGGTGACTGTGTTGAAAAATATTTCGGCCGACCTTGATGCAACTTATAAAGATCTTCCCTGGACTTACGATGATCCTTCTGTAATTGCTGTTAAAGCTATGCGTGGTAGTGCCCTTGCATTGAATATGCATATTAATATGTGGATTGCTGGTTTTACAACAGAAGATAAATCCATCAACTATGAGAAAGTAGCTGCGTTGGGAAAAGAACTGATGGAGGAGAACGGAGGGGCTTACGAATTACTCGATCTAAAACGAACCAAGGAAATTTTCAAAGGCCGTACCAGAGAAGGTTTATTTGAAATTGTACAAAATTTTAACTATGGTGAGAGCTTCCATTTATCAGCTTCTTATTCGGATTATGTGTTACATGCTCCAAATAAGGTAACATCGAAATCCTATATTTACTATGATCCGAAATTTATGGAAAAAATGTATCCTGTCGCAGAAGCTGACCTACGTAAAACCTATTGGTTTGATAAGGATATTTATTCGACGAACGGTGATTTCCAATGTTTGAAATTCTCCAATGTATTTATGGAAGAAGGAGAGGACAACAATCCGGATGATAATCAGATGATATTTCGCTATTCTGATCCAATCCTTTTGCGGGCAGAAGCCTTAGCAGAATTAAATCGCGACGAGGAAGCGCGTACAGTAGTCAACGTTATTCGTAAACGCGCCGATGCTTCTGAAATTTCGGTTTCAGGGGATGATCTCAAAGATGCAATCTGGTGGGAGCGAGTTCGTGAACTGTTAGGTGAGGGCAACTTTTATTATGATTTGGTTCGGACCAAGAAGGTCATGAATACGGAGTATACTATGGCACCGATGTCGGTAGGCGCATTTAATGCTGGTGGATGGACATGGCCTATTGATAAGTCTGCAATGAACAACAATCCTTATATGCGTTTAAACAATTATTGGAATTAA
- a CDS encoding SusC/RagA family TonB-linked outer membrane protein has product MAQSTMIKGTVKGNDNRPLAGVSIKLESPKRDLGKTGDDGRFVISVPAQGVMLFSYQGYATVRQAVSDSKKEYNIVMQMTTHELEETVVVGYQQRKRETLTGSVVTISGKEIQDIPSGNFVDLLQGKVAGMNIQNNTGSPGMRGSIAVRGISNFNVSGSGDNTFLTPTSPLFVIDGVPIDDNSGYEYGFETAGPGVSPISMIPPEDIEDITVMKDAQATALYGSRGAYGVIQVRTKRGNSKIPLVQYQFQGFMSAVPPLRKVIGGRGERMVRIEQILMNDSTLAAAIQRINDSPMLADSLNPYYNNSTDWQSYFYRNTYNQTHNVNISGGERVFNYKVNMNYYDENGIIANTGFKRYTVQSNMQYEPNDRFRMMANVNANLGQNRMGSGNATMQTGVGKSANTTSLYPAPSLYSGSMDALSALNVNDDNKTGNYVAQIELQYEPIKGLRATTTFNYNYTTATKDRFTPELLLGNSSEVYGYYQNKSKVYNRNLLSWVKTFGEKHMINVYGFSEMEISSSSENLNKFRGTANDQFQTGISYDTRKTLGGLLNNLSNFRSIAYAGNFSYNYDSKYILDLTYRVDGTSVTGGTSPWSSNPSVGFRWNFKKENFMKNLDWWDTGFLRGSVGRTISPTGTVADLYGWYKVDDGRYNNRPTTSLDLKNAPNTGLVPQTTTQWSMAAELGFFNSALYVTYETYYKQSDKILRSKAIANHNAFENVLTNEAAMVNMGHELTINVRPRFQNQDWDFTGTATFALNRGFTTALPDGARQLIQADDSGFDLPQLFRLGRNPLTFVLYDYKGVYKSDDEVPVNPLTGQRYRAGGPLSDGKYFRAGDPIFTDLNGDYILDENDLIFVGDAQPKVTGGFSLYTRYKNWSLRTQINYTLDRDILNTALADRFRNYDRPTGIKEGDLKYVPGAYVPLDAYNVWRQLGDNADYPNVSDFTRLSLYNPYRYNSTMFLEDGSWLKLSSATVGYNFNRMWLKRYGLTSARLNFTASNIFTFSNYSGPDPELVTGVGRDGSNGYPSKRTYSLGVSVQF; this is encoded by the coding sequence ATGGCACAGTCCACGATGATTAAGGGGACGGTAAAAGGGAATGATAATAGGCCTCTGGCGGGAGTATCCATTAAACTGGAATCTCCAAAAAGGGATCTGGGCAAAACGGGAGACGATGGACGCTTTGTTATTTCGGTGCCCGCACAAGGTGTTATGTTATTTTCTTATCAGGGATATGCTACGGTTAGACAAGCCGTAAGCGATTCAAAAAAAGAATACAATATCGTGATGCAGATGACTACACATGAACTTGAAGAAACAGTGGTTGTAGGTTATCAGCAACGGAAACGGGAAACATTAACGGGGTCCGTTGTGACCATTTCAGGAAAGGAAATTCAAGATATTCCCTCAGGAAATTTTGTGGATCTTTTACAGGGTAAGGTCGCGGGGATGAATATCCAGAATAATACGGGTAGCCCGGGAATGCGCGGATCAATTGCTGTACGCGGTATTTCGAATTTTAATGTATCTGGTAGTGGTGATAATACCTTTTTAACCCCAACTTCACCTTTATTTGTCATCGATGGAGTTCCTATTGATGACAACTCTGGATACGAGTATGGCTTTGAAACAGCAGGGCCCGGCGTTTCGCCCATCTCGATGATTCCACCAGAAGATATAGAAGATATCACGGTAATGAAGGATGCACAGGCCACAGCGCTTTATGGCTCACGTGGCGCATATGGCGTTATTCAGGTACGGACTAAAAGAGGAAACTCAAAAATTCCACTAGTACAATATCAATTTCAAGGATTTATGAGTGCGGTGCCTCCCTTACGTAAAGTAATTGGAGGTCGGGGTGAACGCATGGTTCGGATAGAACAAATTTTAATGAATGATTCTACGCTAGCAGCGGCGATTCAGCGGATTAATGATTCTCCGATGCTGGCAGATAGTTTAAATCCGTATTACAACAATTCGACGGACTGGCAATCCTATTTCTATCGCAATACCTATAATCAGACACATAATGTGAACATCTCGGGTGGAGAGCGCGTGTTTAATTATAAAGTGAATATGAATTATTACGATGAAAATGGTATCATCGCAAATACAGGATTCAAGCGATATACGGTACAGTCCAATATGCAATATGAACCCAATGACCGCTTTCGGATGATGGCCAATGTGAATGCCAATTTAGGACAAAATCGAATGGGAAGTGGTAACGCAACAATGCAGACTGGGGTTGGAAAGTCTGCCAATACAACTTCCTTGTACCCTGCTCCGTCACTCTATTCGGGTAGCATGGATGCACTGTCTGCACTAAATGTAAACGATGACAATAAAACTGGAAATTACGTTGCTCAAATCGAATTGCAATATGAACCTATTAAAGGATTAAGAGCAACTACTACCTTTAATTACAATTATACAACTGCAACAAAAGATCGATTTACACCTGAATTATTACTAGGAAATAGCTCAGAGGTATATGGTTATTATCAGAACAAGAGTAAGGTGTATAACCGGAACCTATTATCCTGGGTTAAAACGTTTGGTGAAAAACATATGATCAATGTCTATGGATTCTCAGAAATGGAAATTTCGTCATCTTCTGAAAATCTGAATAAGTTTAGGGGAACTGCCAACGATCAATTCCAAACAGGTATTAGTTACGACACACGTAAAACTTTAGGGGGTTTACTTAATAATCTTTCTAATTTCCGTTCTATTGCGTATGCTGGTAATTTCTCTTACAACTACGATTCAAAATATATTCTTGACCTGACTTACCGCGTTGATGGTACTTCCGTTACTGGAGGAACGTCCCCGTGGTCATCCAATCCTTCGGTCGGTTTTCGTTGGAATTTTAAGAAAGAAAATTTTATGAAAAATCTGGACTGGTGGGATACTGGTTTCTTGCGTGGATCGGTAGGTCGTACGATTTCCCCAACAGGAACCGTGGCCGATCTATATGGATGGTATAAGGTCGATGACGGCCGTTATAACAATCGGCCAACAACCTCCCTTGATCTAAAGAATGCACCAAATACAGGACTCGTTCCGCAGACCACAACACAATGGTCTATGGCTGCTGAACTCGGTTTTTTCAACAGTGCCTTATACGTTACTTATGAGACCTATTACAAGCAGTCCGATAAAATCTTGCGCTCGAAAGCGATCGCTAACCATAATGCTTTTGAAAATGTACTGACAAATGAAGCCGCAATGGTTAATATGGGGCATGAATTGACAATTAATGTGCGGCCGCGTTTTCAGAATCAAGATTGGGACTTTACAGGTACAGCGACATTTGCTTTGAATAGAGGTTTTACAACGGCATTGCCTGATGGGGCTAGACAATTAATACAAGCAGACGACTCAGGATTCGATCTGCCACAACTTTTTAGATTGGGAAGAAATCCGCTTACTTTCGTTTTATACGATTATAAGGGGGTATACAAATCGGATGATGAGGTCCCAGTGAATCCATTGACGGGACAGCGGTACCGCGCAGGTGGCCCACTTTCAGATGGGAAATACTTCCGTGCAGGGGATCCCATTTTTACGGATCTGAATGGCGATTACATTTTAGATGAGAATGACTTAATATTCGTTGGTGATGCGCAGCCAAAAGTAACTGGCGGGTTTAGTTTATATACGCGTTATAAAAATTGGTCTTTGCGTACGCAGATCAATTATACCTTGGATCGGGATATTTTGAACACTGCCCTGGCAGACCGTTTTCGTAATTACGATAGACCAACAGGGATTAAAGAGGGCGATTTGAAATATGTTCCAGGCGCTTATGTTCCATTGGATGCTTACAATGTATGGCGTCAGTTGGGTGATAATGCAGATTACCCGAATGTATCTGATTTTACACGTTTGTCTCTTTATAATCCATACCGTTACAATTCGACCATGTTTCTGGAAGATGGTTCATGGTTGAAATTAAGCTCCGCGACAGTAGGCTACAATTTTAACAGGATGTGGTTGAAGCGTTATGGTTTGACTTCTGCACGACTCAACTTTACTGCGAGTAATATCTTCACCTTCAGCAATTATTCGGGACCTGATCCGGAGTTGGTGACTGGCGTAGGAAGGGATGGATCCAACGGCTATCCAAGCAAAAGAACCTATTCATTGGGGGTCAGTGTACAATTTTAA
- a CDS encoding DUF5007 domain-containing protein: MKMKFYTSIRNIGMFCLGLLVLGACKKNIPTDQDSLGEDIVYNTKEFTPLLGRNTFYNNIVSIGQNTSQPLSFKIVNVRDLDGEPATVFNDKFPVKVWKEAYTGLEKSIAEIEAKRKIEYRPLLEILEHSGNINFWGQSARSAFVKAQPDSGYVFDIEVSNSGGRRYLRNFKLKPFREQPYEPSIEDPITGSSSYPYTNAIVSNMIGERTGRPLGPADIRVYMNKTENTGKGTKTLTISFLDSLNNPIDPAKFSETDWPKLVHGFNPRVVDKKVVYDVAYPIPLARVETAYTLANGTAAYLVFGYRRKGNLGYLELCAFAIPFAIYEEGDWEIQFRFPHEAPKFD; this comes from the coding sequence ATGAAGATGAAATTTTATACTTCCATAAGAAATATAGGGATGTTTTGTCTGGGATTATTGGTCCTGGGAGCGTGTAAAAAAAACATACCTACCGATCAAGATTCTTTAGGCGAGGATATCGTATATAATACAAAAGAGTTCACCCCGCTGCTAGGTAGAAATACTTTTTACAACAATATTGTCAGCATTGGACAGAATACCTCACAGCCCTTAAGCTTTAAGATTGTCAATGTACGCGATTTAGATGGGGAACCTGCGACAGTGTTTAATGATAAATTTCCAGTCAAAGTCTGGAAAGAGGCCTATACAGGTTTGGAAAAAAGTATCGCGGAGATCGAAGCGAAAAGAAAAATTGAGTACCGCCCCTTATTAGAAATTCTCGAACATTCGGGCAATATCAACTTTTGGGGGCAATCTGCCCGCTCGGCTTTTGTTAAAGCACAGCCAGATTCGGGCTATGTATTCGATATTGAAGTCAGCAATTCTGGCGGACGCCGTTACTTGCGTAATTTTAAATTAAAGCCTTTTCGTGAGCAACCTTATGAACCGAGTATTGAGGATCCAATTACAGGTTCGTCTTCTTACCCCTATACCAATGCTATTGTGTCGAATATGATTGGCGAGCGTACAGGAAGACCATTAGGCCCCGCTGATATTCGAGTTTATATGAATAAAACCGAAAATACAGGAAAGGGAACAAAAACGTTGACGATCAGTTTTTTGGATTCATTAAACAATCCAATAGATCCCGCCAAGTTTAGTGAGACCGATTGGCCGAAGCTGGTTCATGGATTTAATCCAAGGGTGGTCGATAAGAAGGTAGTTTATGATGTTGCTTACCCGATTCCTTTGGCCCGCGTAGAGACAGCGTATACACTTGCCAACGGAACCGCAGCCTACTTGGTATTTGGGTATAGAAGAAAAGGGAATCTTGGCTATTTGGAATTATGTGCGTTTGCCATTCCGTTTGCAATATATGAAGAGGGAGATTGGGAGATTCAGTTCCGATTTCCACATGAAGCGCCAAAATTTGATTGA
- a CDS encoding RagB/SusD family nutrient uptake outer membrane protein, whose protein sequence is MKRYNQWGKYLVLMLSMSVLFSSCNKKLDIVAGNVGAEGREWTSVSDTRAHLMGIYGLMRAAMVDNYGHWVYGEMRYGDFNSYSRADLRVVQENKLKASYPLIKDLTDWRRFYAVINAASLFIERAPEVLKKDSRYTERDLKYDIGQARSIRALMYFYMVRIWGEVPLLKDSYDNGSFAEVAQSSESTVLAFAEEELLKAAEDLPYRYAVGQQTYYGESESVWSGVLVNKITAYSILAHIAAWQGKYINADVYSKFVIDNYTKANLALLNVPSLVSPTDGLFGPSTRAQILAVRSSYELGEATNTGHLESLTLGYPIVTKAKPDIFVNRDTINTIFDDPNDTRFGIDSVSGLIRTNYFTNYNGDIPIFSKVKVIRNGEGDSDFSIFGSNLVFTRLEEIFLLYAEAKTVLNQRDEAIKYLNQVKAQRGLKPYISSSPKDLLGEIFLERRRELMGEGWRWYDQIRFAKIKKNNPTLNTLIENGGIFWPISADVLSRNSKLKQNSYWK, encoded by the coding sequence ATGAAAAGATATAATCAATGGGGGAAGTACCTCGTACTCATGCTGAGTATGTCGGTGTTATTTTCTTCTTGCAATAAAAAATTAGATATAGTAGCCGGTAATGTTGGTGCTGAAGGGCGGGAATGGACATCGGTATCTGATACCCGCGCACATTTGATGGGTATTTATGGTCTGATGCGAGCGGCTATGGTCGATAATTATGGGCACTGGGTATACGGCGAAATGCGTTATGGTGATTTTAACTCCTATTCGCGGGCTGATTTACGTGTTGTTCAGGAAAATAAGTTGAAAGCTTCTTATCCGCTTATAAAGGACTTGACGGACTGGCGACGTTTTTATGCGGTGATTAATGCAGCCTCATTATTTATTGAGCGTGCACCGGAAGTCTTGAAAAAAGATAGCCGTTATACCGAACGGGATCTGAAATATGATATTGGCCAAGCTCGTAGCATTCGAGCGCTGATGTACTTCTACATGGTACGCATCTGGGGCGAGGTTCCTTTATTAAAGGATTCCTATGATAATGGCAGCTTTGCTGAAGTGGCACAATCTTCTGAATCTACTGTACTTGCGTTTGCTGAAGAAGAATTGCTTAAAGCGGCTGAAGACCTACCTTATCGATATGCTGTTGGTCAGCAAACTTATTATGGCGAGTCAGAATCTGTCTGGAGCGGAGTTTTGGTGAATAAAATCACCGCTTATTCTATTCTGGCACATATTGCCGCTTGGCAGGGAAAGTATATCAATGCGGATGTCTATTCAAAATTTGTGATTGATAATTATACAAAGGCTAATCTAGCTTTGTTAAATGTGCCATCACTTGTGAGTCCAACAGACGGTTTATTTGGTCCAAGCACACGCGCACAGATTTTAGCGGTCCGTTCCTCTTATGAACTTGGAGAGGCAACAAATACAGGTCATCTGGAATCGTTGACCTTGGGTTATCCGATCGTAACGAAGGCCAAACCGGATATTTTTGTTAACCGCGATACAATCAATACAATCTTTGATGACCCGAATGACACGCGTTTTGGTATTGACTCTGTTTCTGGGCTGATTCGGACCAACTACTTTACGAATTATAACGGCGATATACCGATTTTTAGTAAGGTTAAAGTGATCCGAAATGGTGAAGGAGACTCTGATTTCTCAATTTTTGGTTCAAACTTAGTGTTTACACGTTTAGAGGAGATTTTCCTATTATATGCAGAAGCCAAGACGGTGCTTAACCAACGGGATGAAGCGATAAAATATTTAAATCAAGTCAAAGCACAACGCGGATTGAAACCTTATATCTCCTCCTCGCCAAAAGACTTGTTAGGGGAAATCTTCTTGGAACGCCGTCGCGAACTGATGGGCGAGGGATGGCGCTGGTATGATCAAATTCGTTTTGCTAAAATCAAGAAAAACAATCCTACTCTGAACACTTTGATTGAAAATGGTGGAATTTTTTGGCCTATATCAGCAGATGTATTATCTCGAAATTCGAAGTTGAAACAAAATTCCTATTGGAAATAA
- a CDS encoding SusC/RagA family TonB-linked outer membrane protein, with protein MRRLFCFLFLVPMFHNNHASAWDKWKLQQDTSQISEADQQLLRGRLKALLQKQQVKDSLNKGNVETLPLVGIPQLLKGQVSGLYVQESTGEPGMPKNMVIRGIGSPLLAAKDAVGVQPAVYVNGIPIARDNNFTYSIQQYQFNRLGPGTDNFAGIELSTIESVEVIKDPVLLAKLGPLAANGAIWILTKPGKEGRREISFDGYVGLATKPVVTPVNAQYENLFRSAFYDKYASASDKLSYPGYLSDETNINYYGPANWDDAYYKNTPIYGGNLGIRGGGDRANFAFMGGYMKNANVADKTNIERYNALFNVNMAPYKWFNFGTTINASRSLRDRNRSLRDRFGEAAYVPDLSVPISPNRDKYGEYLDVYKRALDNNTVNMLNLAVNLDLYLLPNLKFNTNFGVDYSEGKREAFFPGSLMETNNYMSSYFGFNQRLVFNNSLDYNFKLEDKHKFDFKLGAAYTQDLYRYHYGRAYDGPNDFIKVNVVEGDSQKGNYLTPIGGLYVNRWSNREDFRLHSLYLSGHYTWNDRLDINALLRYDGSSTVQPDSRWLMTPAFSANYQFVQEGEAEVVDKLSIKASWARIGKPVFTSKYAVGPNYTADLNWGSEKSLVSYNGFAVSSRPYSEGWVGYGIQWPYTDHAELTIDGTLLEKRLDVRASLYQKKDVNQLVNMPIPAEYGYSGQIINGLTVQNRGVDLNVDGKILSDPAGFQWTSSLNLNFNQNKLTALPNGKTELKVGDRLLRVGQAVDQFWLYENEGIYNTDAEIPVQNGRKLQFDGVDFAAGDPRWKDQNGDFVIDEKDRVLKGNAMPKLVGGFTNQFKFKGFELNMQWYFALGQKALNQRAASKYDFINTENTNSLDGIREVFHWQQDVDITKYPIYNPWSPLVAYRVDQDLFLENASFLKLRALTFGYDLIQLNGIKKKFQTMRRAYVYVSGINVLTISKFSGKDPELIDFNGYYTGYGLPLSPMVSVGIKLEL; from the coding sequence ATGAGAAGACTATTTTGTTTTTTATTTCTTGTGCCTATGTTTCACAATAACCATGCGAGCGCTTGGGATAAGTGGAAGTTGCAACAAGACACTTCACAAATCAGTGAAGCGGATCAACAACTTTTGCGAGGAAGGCTCAAAGCCTTGTTGCAGAAGCAACAGGTGAAGGATAGCCTTAACAAAGGAAACGTCGAGACACTGCCTCTTGTGGGAATTCCTCAGTTATTGAAAGGACAAGTCTCCGGACTTTATGTTCAGGAATCTACTGGAGAGCCCGGAATGCCCAAAAATATGGTTATTAGAGGGATAGGAAGTCCTTTGCTCGCAGCTAAGGATGCTGTCGGCGTTCAACCAGCGGTGTATGTCAATGGCATACCGATAGCACGGGATAATAATTTTACTTATTCGATTCAACAGTATCAATTTAACCGTTTAGGACCAGGTACAGATAATTTTGCTGGAATAGAACTGTCTACGATTGAATCAGTTGAAGTCATCAAAGATCCTGTCTTATTGGCAAAATTAGGTCCTTTAGCAGCTAATGGTGCAATCTGGATTTTGACCAAACCCGGAAAGGAGGGTAGACGGGAAATCAGTTTTGATGGTTATGTTGGATTAGCAACTAAACCAGTCGTAACTCCGGTAAATGCGCAATATGAGAATTTATTTCGCTCGGCCTTTTATGATAAATATGCGTCGGCATCCGATAAATTAAGTTATCCGGGTTATCTGAGTGATGAGACGAATATAAATTACTATGGGCCGGCTAATTGGGATGATGCATACTATAAAAACACACCGATTTACGGCGGTAATCTGGGCATAAGAGGTGGTGGAGACCGTGCAAATTTTGCTTTTATGGGCGGCTATATGAAAAATGCAAATGTAGCTGATAAAACAAATATCGAACGTTATAATGCCCTTTTTAATGTCAATATGGCGCCCTATAAGTGGTTTAATTTTGGGACAACCATCAATGCTAGCCGCAGTTTGCGTGATCGAAACCGTAGTTTACGGGACCGTTTTGGCGAAGCGGCTTATGTGCCGGATTTATCTGTTCCAATTTCTCCGAACAGGGATAAGTATGGCGAATATCTTGATGTCTATAAACGCGCATTGGATAACAATACGGTTAATATGCTCAACTTGGCTGTTAATTTGGATCTCTACCTATTACCTAATCTTAAATTCAATACAAACTTTGGCGTAGATTATTCCGAAGGTAAACGTGAAGCGTTCTTTCCGGGATCACTGATGGAAACAAATAACTATATGTCCAGTTATTTTGGTTTTAATCAGCGTTTGGTATTTAATAATAGTCTGGATTACAATTTCAAGCTCGAAGACAAGCATAAGTTTGATTTTAAGCTGGGGGCTGCTTATACACAAGACCTTTATCGCTACCATTATGGACGTGCATATGATGGTCCCAATGATTTTATTAAGGTCAATGTGGTTGAGGGAGACTCTCAAAAAGGTAATTACCTCACACCCATCGGCGGACTTTATGTCAATCGCTGGTCCAATCGGGAGGATTTTAGATTGCACTCGTTGTATTTGTCAGGTCATTACACATGGAATGATCGTTTGGATATTAATGCATTATTACGGTATGATGGTTCGTCAACTGTACAGCCCGACTCGCGTTGGCTGATGACCCCGGCATTCTCCGCCAATTATCAGTTTGTACAAGAAGGTGAAGCAGAAGTTGTTGATAAGCTAAGTATAAAGGCTTCTTGGGCGCGAATTGGCAAACCCGTCTTTACCAGTAAATATGCTGTTGGCCCCAATTATACGGCTGACTTAAATTGGGGGTCGGAGAAGTCTTTGGTTTCTTATAACGGATTTGCGGTCTCTTCCCGCCCTTATTCAGAAGGATGGGTAGGCTATGGTATTCAATGGCCGTATACTGATCATGCTGAGCTGACAATTGACGGGACTTTATTGGAAAAGCGATTGGATGTAAGAGCATCATTATACCAAAAGAAAGATGTGAACCAATTGGTCAATATGCCTATCCCGGCAGAATATGGATATTCCGGACAGATTATCAATGGTCTTACGGTTCAAAATAGAGGTGTGGATCTGAATGTGGATGGGAAAATATTGAGTGATCCTGCTGGATTCCAATGGACTTCATCATTAAATCTAAATTTTAATCAAAATAAGCTAACGGCATTGCCAAATGGAAAAACCGAACTGAAAGTCGGAGATCGTTTATTGCGTGTTGGACAGGCCGTTGATCAATTTTGGCTCTACGAAAATGAAGGAATTTATAATACGGATGCAGAAATTCCTGTTCAAAATGGCCGTAAATTACAATTTGATGGGGTCGATTTTGCCGCTGGGGATCCACGTTGGAAAGATCAGAATGGAGACTTTGTTATAGATGAGAAGGATCGTGTATTAAAGGGAAATGCTATGCCTAAACTGGTGGGTGGTTTTACTAATCAGTTTAAATTTAAAGGGTTTGAATTGAATATGCAATGGTATTTTGCTTTAGGTCAAAAAGCCCTAAATCAGCGCGCAGCATCCAAGTATGATTTTATCAATACAGAAAATACCAATTCGCTGGATGGTATTCGTGAAGTATTCCATTGGCAACAAGATGTGGATATTACAAAATATCCGATTTATAATCCATGGAGTCCACTTGTTGCATACCGTGTAGACCAAGATCTATTTCTCGAAAATGCTTCATTTCTTAAGCTTAGAGCGTTGACCTTTGGTTATGATCTGATTCAGTTAAACGGTATTAAAAAGAAATTCCAAACCATGCGCCGAGCCTATGTATACGTTTCGGGAATAAATGTATTGACGATCTCTAAATTTTCGGGAAAAGACCCTGAACTAATTGATTTTAACGGTTACTATACAGGATATGGATTACCACTTTCTCCGATGGTCAGTGTAGGGATAAAACTGGAATTGTAA